AATGGTTTCTCGTTATAATTCTTTTTTTATATTGCCACGAATGCACTAATGATTTCTCGTTATAATTCTTTTTATATTGCCACGAATGCACTGCTTGTTTTATAACGAGCAATCATGACAGAGCTATTCCTTAATTTTGGACAGTGTTTGTTTTAAGTGATTTAAAACAAATTTCTTAAACCCAAATTATAATCCTCCATAATAGCGACGAATACACAGTTTTGTCTGGGTTTGTGGATAATTCGGGTTAAAAATAAAACCCAAAAGCACCAGTAATTCCAAAAGTTCTCGAATCTTGAATATCAAAATAGTTGCCTCTAAAGTGAAAGTCAATCCTAAAAACTCTGAAAATATTGCCTATTCCAAAACTATAAGAATAGTAAACATTTTGGTCTGGAGCCAATAAGACAGGGTTTGATGTTGAAGCGTTGAGCATTATACTTTCGTTAGACAATTTGCCATACATACTTCTGAAAGTGACGATTTCTCTTAAATCTAAATCTCTTAACAGAGGAATTCTGGCAAAAAGCCTACCGTTAAAATTATGCTCCATATGAAGGCTGACATATTCATCGGTTACAAATTCATAGTAATCCAACAAGGGAAAAGTTCCTTCTATAGAAAATAAGGTTTCATTGCCTGGGACGACATTAAGCAATCCGAGTGGTACGCCACCAAAGGTTTTTCCTGCTTCAATTGTTGAAGTAAACCGCCCAAATCCGCCCATTAAAATAGGTTGTCTGTAAAGGAGTTGTAATCGGTCGTAATCAAAATCGCTATCAATAACGCCTTTTAAACCTTTGGAATATTTGAGCATAAACTCTGGATATTTTCCAGGGTTAACCACGTATTGCTCAACTCCATAACCTGTTGCTTTTCTGTTTGGAGTATAATTTGCGGTTAAAGAAAGTTCGGTTTGAGTGATTTTTTCTTGACGTTGAGTTCTGGCTTCGTCTGTATAAAAAGCTAAGCTAAACACATTTGTATCAGCACCAACTAAGGTTCTATAGTTGCCTTCTAAACGCAAATTGAAGTTATAAAAAGGATCAAACTGAAGAGCGAGACTCGATAGATTGATATTGGTTAAGGTGTTGTTTGCCGAAAGGGTTAAAGGTGTACCAGACAACAAACTCCTTCCTAAAACATCATTTGAGCTGGTTAAGCTTCCCCCGAGTTGTTCTACATCACGACGGTTTCCTGCCGAAAGAATGAGTCTAGATTTGCGGTCTAGCATAACTTTACCAGATATGCCGTATTTGAATTTATCATCCTTGAAACCATAGGCGGTAAAACCTTGCAAACGCCAAGTATCATTTTGACTAAAATAAGTTCTTCCGCCAACTCTTAAACGCAAACCTTCAATATCATTATATCCGAATGTGGAAAATACTGGACCAAAATCCCAACCGTCAAAGCCATAATAGTTGGTTGCCAAAACGGTGGCAACATCATAAACTTGTTTAAAGGCTTTAACTGTTTTTAAGGTGTCAACTAAGGTGTATATTTCTTTTTCGTCTTTGTTGAGTGGTTCTAAACGGTTTTTTGCCCAAAAAATACTATCGCGATTAAAGACTTGTTCTTTGTATGGATCGGTTTGTCTATCGTAAAATTCTTTGTCTTTTTTTACATCAAATTTATAGTTATCATATAAGGTTGTGCGTTTACCGTAAACACCACGAGAATCTTCTTTTTTTCTAAAGGTAAAATCAGTCATAAAATAGTCACGTGTCATTAAGAAAATAGAATCGTTAAGCACGTCAAATTCTTGTTCTATATAAACATCCTTTACCCAGTTGATGTTGGCACTTTTGGTCATTGCCAAATTGATTTTTTTGATAGCCCAAGTGGTATCATTGACCCAAAAATCACCCTTAAAGGTCAATTCGTTTTTTCGTCTGGGGTAATAAACAATGTGGTAAGTCCATTTGTTGCCAATAAATGTGCTATCAGCCAAAACATAGTTGTAATTATCTATGCCAGTGGTTGATAATGGACTGACAAAACTTTTATCAAAAATCTTGATGTAATTGTCATAAACATTATATTCTGCATACAAATCTTTGATGAATGCGATAAGATTTTGGTTGTTGCTAAAACCTGAGTTTTTGTTACCCTGTAAGACTTCTTTTTCTTTATCGATGATGTTATCGCCGTAAACTTTAGAAACCGATTCATTGATAAAAATGGGCAAATAAGTTTTGCCTGTAACTTCATTGGTATCGGTTTGGGTAAAAATAAACTCCATGCCTTTAAACAGTCGGCTTTTGATTAAAGCACTATCAATGGTATTAAGGTCAAATTGAATTTTTTCATACTTGTCGTATTGGTATTGCTTAAACTTTTTGACACCGTTGTCTCTTCGGTTTTCCCAAATTTTCCTCAAAATATCAATAGCGGGATTGTTTTTCTTGGATGTTTTACCTGTATAAATCGTAACTTCAGACAGGGCTTCTGCGTCTGACTCCAATTTGATTTCGATATCATAAGTTGCACTTTTGTTTAAGGGTAAAGTGTAAGTTTTATAACCCATAAAAGACACTTCTATGGCTTCATAATCATTATCTGATTGGAGATAAAATTTTCCGTTTTCGTCAGTGATGGTGCCAACTCTTGAATCTTTAAAAATAACGTTGGCGTATGGAACTGGTTCGTCAGATTCGTCATAAACATAACCGCTGACTTTGGTTTGGGCTAATGAAAGAAACCCGCAAAATAAAACAAAATATGTAAAATAAAATTTATTCATAAAAATAAAAAAGCTTCACTTGCATTAAACAAATGAAGCTAGGGTTTAAGGTTGTTAATTTTAAATATACATTACTTTTTTCACCGCTTTAATCACATCTTCATGATTTGGCAACCATTCTTTAAGTAAAACGGGTGAATACGGTGCAGGTGTATCAGCCGTATTGAGTTTAATGATTGGTGCATCGAGATAATCAAATGCATAATGCTGAATATGATATGCAATTTCAGTAGAAACATTACCAAAAGGTAAAGCTTCTTCAAGACATACTAAACGATTGGTTTTTTTTACTGAATTTACAATCGCTTCATAATCTAAAGGTCTAACGGTTCTTATATCTACAATCTCGCAAGAGACGCCATCTTTTTCTAATTCTTCAGCGGCTTTGTAGGCTTCTTTGATAATTTTTCCGAAAGAAACAATGGTCACATCTTCACCTTCTCTTTTGATATCGGCTTTACCAATCGGAATGGTATATTCTTCTTCTGGCACTTCACCTTTGTCTCCATACATTTGCTCGCTTTCCATAAAAATGACAGGGTCATCATCTCTAATAGCTGATTTTAAAAGCCCTTTAGCGTCATAAGGATTTGAAGGCACAACGACTTTAAGACCTGGTGTATTGGCATACCAATTTTCAAAAGCTTGTGAGTGCGTTGCTCCAAGTTGACCAGCCGAAGCTGTTGGCCCTCTAAAAACAATAGGGATATTGATTTGACCACCTGACATCTGACGTATTTTTGCAGCGTTATTGATGATTTGATCAATTCCAACTAATGAAAAGTTAAAAGTCATAAATTCAATAATAGGTCGATTGCCATTCATAGCTGAACCAATACCTATACCACTAAAACCGAGTTCAGATATCGGCGTATCAATCACACGCTCTGGACCAAATTCGTCTAACATGCCTTTTGAAGCTTTGTAAGCTCCGTTATATTCCGCGACTTCTTCACCCATTAAATAAACCGATTTGTCAGCTCGCATCTCTTCACTCATGGCTTCACAAACCGCTTCTCTAAATTGTATTGTTCTCATATTTTTCAAAATTATAAAAGCACCACAAAAGTAAACAATCAAATGACTTAAAAGGTTATCAATTTAATAAAATTTTATTATGCATGCATAGTAATTTTCAACATAAAATATTATCTTCGCATACGTTATAATAATGCTAAAAATATCAAACAATGAAAATATTAGTATGTATAAGTCATGTTCCTGACACGACGTCTAAAATTAATTTTAAGGATAACGACACTGCTTTTGACACAAATGGTGTTCAATTTGTGATTGGTCCCAATGAAGAGTTTGGTTTAACCCGTGCTATGTGGTTTAAAGAAAAGCAAGGAGCATCTATAGATGTGGTTACTGTTGGCGAAAAAGATGCTGAACCAACTATGAGAAAAGCACTTGCTATTGGTGCAGACAAAGCGATACGAGTTGATGCTAAGCCCGTAGATGCGTTTCAAGTGGCTCAAGAAATTGCCGATGTAGCCAAAAATGGCGACTATGATTTGATCATTGCTGGTCGAGAATCTATTGATTACAACGGTGGCATGGTGCCTGGTATGGTGGCTAAAATGATAGGTGCTACTTTTGTCAACACCTGTGTGTCTTTAGAAGTAGAAGACCAAAAAGCTACAGCTATCAGAGAAATTGACGGTGGTAAAGAAACATTAACTTGCGATTTACCATTAGTTGTTGGAGGTCAAAAAGGTTTGGTAGAAGAAAAAGATTTGCGCATCCCAAATATGCGTGGCATCATGATGGCAAGAAAAAAACCTTTGGAAGTTAAAGACCCTGTTGCCGAAAATTCGTTAGTTGAATTTAAAAAATTCAGTAAACCTGCACCAAAAGGTGAAATCAAAATGATTGATGCTGAAAATTTAGATGAACTAATTGATTTACTTCACAACGAAGCTAAAGTGATTTAATACATTAAAAAAACAAAATTATGTCAATACTTATATACGCAGAATCAGAAAACAAAAAGCTAAAAAAAGTGGCTTATGAAGTGGCTTCTTATGCGGCTTCAATCGCTGAAAAAACACAAGACGATGTTGTAGCAGTAACCATAAATGCTGAAAACACTGACAGTTTAGGACAATATGGTGTGAACAAAGTTTTAAATGTTCAAAATGAAAGTTTAGATAAATTTAATGTAGAAAGCTATTCAGAAATTTTGACCAAAGCTGTTAGAGAAACCAATGCTGACATTGTGGTCTTAAGCCAAAGTGATAATGCCAAATATATAGCACCTTTACTTTCGGTTGTTCTAAAAGCAGGTTATGCTTCAAATGTGGTTGAACTTCCTGAAACTGAAAATGGTTTTCAAGTCAAACGAAACGTATTTACCAACAAAGCTTTTGGTATGGCTGAAGTCACTACAGATAAAAAAATTATCGGACTTTCTAGCAACGCTTTTGGATTGCATGAAAAAGAAACAAACGTTGAAACAGTCGATTTTAGTCCAGAACTTTCAGACACAAAAATTGAAGTTAAATCTGTCGATAAAAACAAAGATAAAGTTAGCATAGCCGATGCAGAAATAGTAGTTTCTGGCGGGCGTGGTTTAAAAGGACCAGAAAATTGGGGTATGATTGAAGAACTAGCCGAAGTGCTTGGTGCAGCTACGGCTTGTTCAAAACCAGTGAGTGATATGGGTTGGCGTCCACATAGTGAGCACGTCGGTCAAACAGGAAAACCCGTAGTCGCAAATCTGTACATTGCCATTGGAATTTCAGGTGCCATTCAGCACTTAGCGGGAATCAACGCTTCAAAAACAAAAGTAGTCATCAACATTGATGAAGAAGCCCCATTCTTTAAGGTCGCCGATTATGGTATAGTTGGCGATGCTTTTGAAGTTGTGCCTAGATTGACTGAAAAATTAAAGGAATTTAAGGCTAATAACGCTTAATTTTATAAATTGCACCTAAAATAGCGGTCTAAGATAAACGAGCAATTATCGTTGTTTTTTAGATCGTTTTTTATTTGAGTTTTATGGATTTAGTGCAATTAGACATTAAAGGAATTTCTTATAGTCAGACTCAGACTGGTGCCTATGCTTTATTGCTTAGCGAAATTGGTGGTTCAAGGCAATTGCCTATTGTTATTGGTGCTTTTGAAGCCCAATCTATTGCCATTGCTTTAGAAAAAGACATCAAGCCACCAAGACCATTGACCCATGATTTGTTCAAAACCTTTTCAGATAGCTTTGATATCACAATTCAAAAAGTCATTATTCATAAGCTTGTTGATGGTATTTTTTACGCCAGTTTAATATGTAAAAAGGGTAAAAATGAAAAAACTATCGATGCCAGGACAAGTGATGCTATTGCTTTGGCATTACGTTTTAAAGCACCTATTTTTACTTATAAAAACATATTGGATAAAGCAGGTATTCAATTGAAAACCTCAACATCTTCAAGCCAAACTCAATCCCCAAAATCAAAAGTTGAAACCGAAATTAAATCCAGTTTTGATTTAAAAAGTTTAAGTTTGAAAGATTTAAATAAATTACTTGAAGATGCCGTTCAAAATGAAGAATACGAAAAGGCGACTCAAATTAGAGATGAAATATCCAAAAGAAGTTAAGTTATACATATGAAAATATACGCCTTTCTCCTTTTATGTTTTGTTTTGGTTATAACCACTTCAAAATTAAAAGCCCAAAACAACCAACTTGATTCTTTACAAACACAAAATGACAGCATCCAATCATTTACCTCAACAGAAAAAACACTAAAGATAGGTGATATTGAAAAAGCACCACAAAAAATTATTCCTATAGAAGGCTTTAGCTTTAAAAGTTTGTGGCGTGGTCTTTTAGGAATGTTTGTTTTGTTGACTATTGCATTTGCTTTTAGTGCCAATCGAAAAGTCATCAGTTGGCGTACGGTTATTATTGGGTTAATTTTACAGTTGATATTGGCTTTTGGTATTTTAGAAATAGAATGGGTAAAAGCTATTTTTGATTTTGTCGGCAATATTTTTGTTCAAATCTTAAACTTTACAGCAGCTGGCGACGAATTTTTGTTGGGTGATTTGATGGATCAAGACACTTATGGTTATATCTTTTTGTTTCAAGTTTTACCAACCATCATTTTTTTCTCGGCTTTAACTTCAATTTTATTTTATCTCGGCATCATACAAGTTGTTGTTCGTGGTTTAGCCTGGCTTCTTTCTAAAGCTTTAGGCGTTTCAGGTGCTGAAGCTTTAAGCGTTGCTGGTAATATTTTTCTCGGGCAAACCGAATCACCTTTAATGATAAAAGCTTATCTAGAACGCATGACACGTTCAGAAATTTTATTAGTAATGATTGGTGGTATGGCTACAGTAGCAGGTGGTGTTTTAGTCGCTTATATCGGTTTTTTAGGTGGTAATAATCCAGCTATGCGATTAGAGTTTGCAAGGCATTTATTAGCCGCTTCGGTAATGGTCGCACCTGGTGCTATTGTCATTTCAAAAATTCTTTATCCGCAACAAGCTAAAGTTGACAATTCAGCAGAAGTATCTATGGATAAAATTGGCTCTAATATTTTAGATGCCATTGCCAATGGCACAACCGAAGGCTTGCGATTGGCCGCTAATGTTGGTGCAATGCTATTGGTATTTGTGGCTTTAATTGCTATGATCAATTACGGGTTAGACGCTTTTGGCGGTCTTGTAGGTTTAAACGATTTTGTAGCTCAAAACACACCATATGAAAAATTTTCTCTCGAAGCTATATTAGGCACTATTTTTTATCCTGTAATGTGGTTAATAGGTGTTGCAAAAGAAGATTCAATGTTGATGGGACAACTTTTAGGTATAAAACTGGTTGCCAGTGAATTTGTTGGCTATATTCAATTGGCTGAGCTAAAGGATTTGGGTAGTGCTATTCATTTTAAATATGAAAAGTCTATCATTATGGCGACTTATATGCTTTGTGGTTTTGCCAACTTTGCTTCTATTGGTATTCAGATTGGTGGTATTGGGTCTTTAGCACCAGGGCAACGCAAAACTTTATCACAGTTTGGTATGCGTGCTTTGCTTGGTGGCACATTAGCATCACTGATGTCTGCAACAATAGCTGGAATGATTTTAGGCTGAGATTAGCTCCCCAATTTTTGTCTATCGGCATCAAGTTTTAAAAAGATAAAAATCAAAATTGTAAATCCCCATAAGCCTGAACCACCATAACTAAAAAAAGGCAACGGAATTCCAATGGTGGGAATCAATCCTGTAACCATCCCGATGTTTACAAAAAAATGAATAAATATTATACCGAACACGCCATAGCCGTAAACCCGACTAAAAGTTCTTTTTTGACGTTCAGCAAGATATAGTATTCGACTTAAAAAAGCTACAAAAAGCAGAACAACAATTGCACTTCCAACAAACCCAAATTCTTCACCGACGGTTGTAAAAATATAATCAGTATGTTGTTCAGGTACAAATTTGCCCTGTTTTTGAGTGCCGTTTAAAAAACCTTTGCCTGTCAATCCACCACTTCCGATAGCCACTTCACTTTGATATAAATTATAACCGCTACTTTTTGTGTCTGCATTAGGGTTTATTAGCACTTCAAAGCGTTCTTTTTGGTGGGGTTTCAATACTGAATTATAAATAAAATTCACACTAAAAATAAAGCCGAAACATAAAATACCTATTAAAACGGGTTTTAAAATACTGTTTTTCCTTTTTTTTCTAAAATAAATAATGCTTATAAAGATAAGGCCAAATGCAATAGATGTAAGGGTTGAACCTAATACTAATACGCCTACAAAAATAGTTATAGCAAGTATAACACCCCAAATGTAAAACCCTGGCAAACCTTCTCTATATAAAGCTATAAGCAAAGAAAAATAAACCAAAGCACTACCTGTATCGGGTTGCAAAAGTATAAGTAAAACGGGAATAGCTATGATTAAAAAAACATTGACTTGATGTCTGAATTTGTTGATATTTACATTAAGACCACTTAAATATTTAGCCACGGCGAGAACAACTGTTGCTTTTGCAAATTCGGCAGGTTGCAAACTAAAACTTCCAAAAGAATACCACGCCGTTTGACCATTTATGGTTTTTCCAAAAAACAATAAACCCAGCAAAAGTATGAGAGAAAAAACATAAATGATAGAGCTGAAACGTTCATAAAATTTGCTTTCAATGGTTAAAACAAAAAGAATGATGACAAAACTTAAGATAATCCAAAGTAATTGTTTTCCATAAAAAGTAGATAAATCGAAGTAGTTCTTAGCTTCGGCGTCGGTCAAAGTTGTAGAATAAATACTCAACCACCCAAGTCCAACTAACAATGTAAAAAGCAAAATGCTTAACCAATCTATCTTAAAAAAAGTATTATTCATTGAGATTAAGATTCTCTAAAATGCTATCATTTTTGACCATAAAATCTATTTTTTCATAATCTTCTTTAGGGCTATTTTCTAAAAGCCAAGTTTCCATATCAGTTCTTGTAATTTTACCTTTTATGTATCTTTCAATCATCAAACTGGCTATTCTACCAGCATAACGCGAACCCCAATAGCCGTGTTCAATAAATACAGCAATAGCTATCTTTGGATTATCTACTGGAGCAAAAGCCACAAAAATGGAATGGTCTTTAAGTTGAACAACTTTACCATCTATTACTTTTTTGTTTTCTGCCGTTCCTGTTTTTCCTCCTATTTCTATGCCAGGGATTTGTAAATATTTTGCAGTTCCATATTTATAAACTTGATGCATCCCTTCTACAATAGGCTCAAAATGTTTTTTGTCAATTGTGGTGTAATGTTTTTTGGTATAAGTTGTATCTTTTATAGCATTGCCTTCAATAGATTTTAAAATATGCGGTTTGATATACCAACCTCGATTAGCAATAGTCGCTGTCATGTTTGCTAATTGAATAGGTGTAGCTAAAACTTCGCCTTGACCGATGGCATTTGAAATAGTGGCTGTTGCATACCATTTATAAGTCGGGTAATTATACATTCGGTTGTAATAGGATGAATCGGGAATAAACCCCTTACGACCAATGGGTAAGTCATAACCTAAATATTGACCTAAACCAAAACTTTTCAGATGATTGTGCCAAACTTCTATACCTTGTTGTGGAGTTTCAAAATTGTTGATAGTATTGAGATAAATTCGCGAAAAATAAGAATTACAAGAATGTGCAATTCCCGTTATCATATTGATAGGATTGGGATGATGATGACACCCTAAGACTTTTCCTCTTGCGTATTGAAACCCACCGTAGCAAGTGTAGCTGTCCTTAATATCTACAGCACCTTCTTGTAAAGCTATAAGACCCGTCAAGACTTTAAAAGGCGAGCCTGGAGCGTATTGTGCTTGCAAAGCTCTGTTGTATAGGGGTTTGGTAATGGTGTCGTAATATAATTTCGTATAATTTCTCGATCGTTTTCTGCCAATAAGAAAACTTGGTTCATAAGTTGGTTCAGTGATTAAAGTCAATATTTCTCCTGACTGAGGCTCGATAGCAACAATTCCACCTCGTTTATTTTTCATCAATTTTTTGCCATAAGCCTGAAGTTTGGCATCAATAGCTATCGTTAAGTCTTTTCCTTTTTGAGGTAAGGTATCATATTGACCGTTTTTAAAAGAGCCTAAATCATTATTAAATCGGTCTTTTTGTATGTATTTTACACCTCTTACACCTCTTAATTTTTTTTCGTAATACTGTTCTACACCTTGTCGCCCAATTAAATCTCCAGAGTGATAGTAAGGTTTTTCTCTAATATCTTTATTGGAGACTTCTTGGATATATCCCAAAAAGTTTGCTCCTAAATCTAATTGATAATCTCTTAAAGAACGTTTTTGAATGTAAAAACCCTCAAATTTATACATGTTTTCTTGTAGATAAGCATATTCAGATTTTGTGAGTTGTGCGGTTATCAGCGAAGGTGCATAATAAGAATATCGTTTGGCTTTTTCTATTCTTTTGATTAGCGTTTTTTTATCTAAACTTAAAAGCTTTGCCAATTCTACTGTGTCAAAAGCATCAAGGTCTCTGGGGACAAGCATGACGTCGTAGGCTGGTTGATTGCCAGCAAGCAAAACCCCATTTCTATCATAAATATAGCCACGTTGTGGATAATCGTATTCCACTTTAATAGCTAAGTTTTCTGATATATCTGTATAAGAATCACTAAAAACCTGAAGGTACAACAGTCTTATAAGGAATATTAGAGCTGAAAAAAAAATCAATATATATGGAAAAAATCTTCTCATTAGGGTTTAAATAATCTCAGAATTATTATAATTAAAATTGAACTAAATATACTTGAATATATAGTATTTTTTAAAATATCCAAGGCATAGTTTATGCTAAAATATTCCAAAGAAAACATTAAAAAATGATGTATTAACACCATCAACACCACGTAAATGATTTGTTTACTAAAATCTGCTTTTTTTAAATTTACACTATTGTAATCGTAGCTCAAACCAAATGACAATCTTAAAATAACTGGTCTAAGATAAGCTATTATCAAAGTGGAGCCAGCATGAACGCCACCAGTATCATTAAACAAATCTATCGTAATTCCTAAAACAAATGCTATGAGTAAAAGGTATAATCTGTTGATATCAAAGGGCAACATCAATATAAACATCATATAAATATAAGGATTAATATAACCTGACAAAAGCACATAGTCTAAAACAAGCACCTGAACGAGTACTAAAAGTATGAATTGTATGATATATTTTATATTAAAACTATTCATCATTCGTGTCTAATAAACGTTTGGCTTCTTTTATTTTTTTAGGAATGATAACATAGGCATGATTGATATTGGTCATGTCCTCAAATAGGTTGACTTCTATATTGTAGTAACCAATATTTTCATTTAGCTCATAATCTTTAATTAACCCAATTGGAATATTTTCGGGAAATATTAATGAGTTGCTACCCGTTACAATTGTATCGCCAACAATAAAACTTGCAGAGCGCGGCAGATCTTGAAGGTAAATGGTATTAGGGCTTAAGCCATCCCACTGAAGTGAACCAAAATGGTTGCTACCTTTTAATTTTGCATTGATTGATAAATTTGTATTAAGTATTGAAATAACTCTTGAATAGTTTTTAGTGCTTTTTTCAACAATACCAAGAATTCCGTTTGGTAAACTTACAGCATAATTTACATCAACGCCATCGCTTAAACCTTTATTGATGAGGACATAATTATCTACTTTAGAATATGAATTGGAAATGACCTGACAAGGTTTAAAAATATAAAGTGAATCTAAAAAAACAGTATCGTTTTCAGCAAGTTTGATATTATACAAACGTTGTTTCAAATAAATGTTTTCGAGCTGGAGTTTTTCATTTTCTATATCGAGCTCAAAATATTTAGTAAAATTATATCTCACATCTAATAAAAAAGCAGAAAATATATTAGTTGAAGATATCCATTTTGACTTGTGATAAGTGTGAGATTGAATAGTAAGCTGAATAGATATGACAAACAGCACAACAAATAAAATTCCTACTTTGTTTCGGATAAAGAACTTTATAATCTCTTGCATGCATATTCATTTATTTGATTAACACAGGCT
This genomic window from Flavobacterium sp. CS20 contains:
- the mrdA gene encoding penicillin-binding protein 2, whose product is MRRFFPYILIFFSALIFLIRLLYLQVFSDSYTDISENLAIKVEYDYPQRGYIYDRNGVLLAGNQPAYDVMLVPRDLDAFDTVELAKLLSLDKKTLIKRIEKAKRYSYYAPSLITAQLTKSEYAYLQENMYKFEGFYIQKRSLRDYQLDLGANFLGYIQEVSNKDIREKPYYHSGDLIGRQGVEQYYEKKLRGVRGVKYIQKDRFNNDLGSFKNGQYDTLPQKGKDLTIAIDAKLQAYGKKLMKNKRGGIVAIEPQSGEILTLITEPTYEPSFLIGRKRSRNYTKLYYDTITKPLYNRALQAQYAPGSPFKVLTGLIALQEGAVDIKDSYTCYGGFQYARGKVLGCHHHPNPINMITGIAHSCNSYFSRIYLNTINNFETPQQGIEVWHNHLKSFGLGQYLGYDLPIGRKGFIPDSSYYNRMYNYPTYKWYATATISNAIGQGEVLATPIQLANMTATIANRGWYIKPHILKSIEGNAIKDTTYTKKHYTTIDKKHFEPIVEGMHQVYKYGTAKYLQIPGIEIGGKTGTAENKKVIDGKVVQLKDHSIFVAFAPVDNPKIAIAVFIEHGYWGSRYAGRIASLMIERYIKGKITRTDMETWLLENSPKEDYEKIDFMVKNDSILENLNLNE
- a CDS encoding rod shape-determining protein MreD, translating into MNSFNIKYIIQFILLVLVQVLVLDYVLLSGYINPYIYMMFILMLPFDINRLYLLLIAFVLGITIDLFNDTGGVHAGSTLIIAYLRPVILRLSFGLSYDYNSVNLKKADFSKQIIYVVLMVLIHHFLMFSLEYFSINYALDILKNTIYSSIFSSILIIIILRLFKP
- the mreC gene encoding rod shape-determining protein MreC, whose amino-acid sequence is MQEIIKFFIRNKVGILFVVLFVISIQLTIQSHTYHKSKWISSTNIFSAFLLDVRYNFTKYFELDIENEKLQLENIYLKQRLYNIKLAENDTVFLDSLYIFKPCQVISNSYSKVDNYVLINKGLSDGVDVNYAVSLPNGILGIVEKSTKNYSRVISILNTNLSINAKLKGSNHFGSLQWDGLSPNTIYLQDLPRSASFIVGDTIVTGSNSLIFPENIPIGLIKDYELNENIGYYNIEVNLFEDMTNINHAYVIIPKKIKEAKRLLDTNDE